Proteins from a single region of Pseudomonas quebecensis:
- a CDS encoding alpha/beta fold hydrolase: protein MKLFTFSRVAAALFSGALTLGVATAGFAAPQKATVVLVHGAFADASSWNGVIAGLKAEGYPVIAVANPLRSVKTDSDYVADIVEHTQGPVILVGHSYGGSVISNAVHGSNKVKALVYVAAFAPEKGETAFELSGRYPGGTLGPTLDKPVVSKDGVTDLYIQQDKFNSQFAADVSPREAQLMATGQRPITEAALKEPSGDPAWKTVPSYFIYGSADKNIPEAALTFMANRAGSKETVEIKGASHVVMVSNPARVVAIINDAAKANAQ, encoded by the coding sequence ATGAAACTCTTCACGTTCTCCCGCGTTGCCGCCGCCCTGTTCTCTGGCGCACTGACATTGGGTGTAGCCACTGCAGGCTTCGCCGCCCCGCAGAAAGCCACCGTGGTCCTGGTGCACGGCGCTTTCGCCGACGCCTCCAGCTGGAATGGCGTGATCGCCGGGCTCAAGGCCGAAGGCTATCCGGTCATCGCCGTGGCCAACCCACTGCGCAGTGTGAAGACCGATTCGGACTATGTCGCCGATATCGTTGAACATACTCAAGGGCCGGTCATCCTGGTGGGGCACTCCTATGGCGGTTCGGTAATCTCCAATGCCGTGCACGGCAGCAACAAGGTCAAGGCCCTGGTATACGTCGCCGCCTTCGCCCCGGAGAAGGGCGAGACAGCCTTTGAACTGTCCGGCCGTTACCCAGGCGGCACCCTCGGCCCGACCCTGGACAAGCCGGTGGTATCCAAGGACGGCGTGACCGACCTGTATATTCAGCAAGACAAATTCAACAGCCAGTTCGCCGCCGATGTGTCGCCGCGCGAAGCTCAGCTGATGGCGACCGGGCAACGTCCGATCACCGAGGCTGCGCTGAAAGAACCGTCGGGTGACCCGGCCTGGAAGACCGTGCCGTCCTATTTCATCTACGGCTCGGCGGACAAAAACATTCCCGAGGCTGCGCTCACTTTCATGGCCAACCGCGCGGGCTCGAAGGAAACCGTCGAGATCAAGGGCGCCTCCCACGTGGTGATGGTCTCCAACCCGGCGCGAGTGGTGGCGATCATCAACGATGCGGCGAAGGCGAACGCTCAGTAA
- a CDS encoding VRR-NUC domain-containing protein, producing the protein MPSPLDDPLYYLHNFRQVLHWLGQRYADLLDADEQHFIQQFDRLPQASQALLVRMVMRKGVHFRAGKLNYVEIGCPHAAARPLLALGWVDAHSLLAFEALFALLQKSELLATFKPWIEQPKGKKADWLEGLAARFTQPRSFAHWCPELGDALYSLTVMELCDRLRLMFFGNLHQDWSEFVLADLGIYTYEKVEFCAESRGLRSRDDVHGFLFLHQCQQAFESGEALDAILARVASLGTDNPWLEKRRAKLLFQIGQYCERSAELELAQQIYRACTYPGARARLIRVLERQEDYAQALALASVAQQAPESAAEQQHLLRVVPRLRRKLGEPALPKPRARPVTRLDLDLALPDALMSVEYCVQAHLSAPDAPVHYVENGLINSLFGLLCWEVIFAPLPGAFFHPFQRGPVDLHSEDFHQRRAPLFAACFEQLQDERYKTTIRQRYRDKWGIQSPFVFWNLLNEELLEQALECLPATHLCRWFERLLLDIRANRTGMPDLIQFWPAQKTYRMIEVKGPGDRLQDNQLRWLEFCAQYQMPVTVCYVRWAEQTA; encoded by the coding sequence ATGCCCAGCCCTCTCGACGACCCCCTTTATTACCTGCATAACTTCCGTCAGGTCCTGCACTGGCTGGGGCAGCGCTATGCCGACCTGCTCGATGCGGACGAACAGCATTTCATTCAGCAATTCGACAGGTTGCCCCAGGCGTCCCAGGCCTTGCTGGTGCGCATGGTCATGCGCAAAGGCGTGCACTTTCGCGCGGGCAAGCTCAACTACGTAGAGATTGGCTGCCCGCACGCGGCCGCCAGGCCGTTGTTGGCGTTGGGTTGGGTTGACGCGCACAGTCTATTGGCCTTCGAAGCGCTGTTCGCTTTGCTGCAAAAGAGTGAGTTGCTGGCGACGTTCAAACCCTGGATCGAGCAACCCAAAGGCAAAAAAGCCGACTGGCTGGAGGGGTTGGCCGCTCGGTTTACCCAGCCGCGCAGCTTCGCGCACTGGTGCCCTGAGCTTGGCGATGCGCTGTACAGCCTCACCGTGATGGAGCTATGTGACCGCCTGCGCTTGATGTTTTTTGGCAACCTGCACCAGGACTGGTCCGAATTCGTGCTGGCGGATCTGGGCATCTACACCTATGAAAAAGTTGAGTTCTGCGCCGAATCCCGTGGCCTGCGCAGCCGTGACGACGTGCATGGCTTTCTGTTCCTGCACCAGTGCCAGCAAGCGTTTGAAAGCGGCGAGGCACTGGATGCGATATTGGCCCGTGTCGCCAGCCTGGGCACCGACAACCCATGGCTGGAAAAACGTCGGGCCAAGCTGTTGTTTCAGATAGGCCAATATTGCGAGCGCAGCGCCGAATTGGAGCTGGCGCAGCAGATCTATCGCGCGTGTACCTACCCCGGCGCGCGCGCGCGTTTGATCCGCGTGCTGGAGCGTCAGGAGGATTACGCCCAGGCGTTGGCCCTGGCCAGCGTCGCGCAACAGGCGCCCGAAAGCGCTGCCGAGCAGCAGCACCTGCTGCGCGTAGTGCCGCGCCTGCGACGCAAACTCGGTGAGCCGGCGCTGCCCAAACCCAGGGCTCGCCCCGTTACACGCCTGGATCTGGACCTGGCATTGCCCGACGCGCTGATGTCGGTGGAATATTGCGTGCAGGCCCATCTCAGCGCGCCGGACGCGCCGGTGCATTACGTGGAAAACGGCCTGATCAATTCGCTGTTCGGCCTGCTGTGCTGGGAAGTCATTTTCGCGCCGTTACCGGGGGCGTTTTTCCATCCGTTCCAGCGCGGGCCGGTGGACCTGCACAGCGAAGATTTCCACCAACGCCGCGCGCCGCTGTTCGCCGCGTGTTTCGAGCAGCTGCAGGATGAGCGCTACAAGACCACCATCCGCCAGCGTTACCGCGATAAATGGGGTATCCAGTCACCGTTCGTGTTCTGGAACCTGCTCAACGAAGAGCTGTTGGAACAGGCCCTCGAATGCCTGCCTGCCACCCACCTGTGCCGCTGGTTCGAACGGCTGTTGCTGGACATCCGAGCCAATCGCACGGGCATGCCCGACCTGATCCAGTTCTGGCCCGCGCAAAAGACCTACCGCATGATCGAGGTCAAGGGCCCCGGCGATCGCCTCCAAGACAACCAACTGCGCTGGCTGGAATTCTGTGCTCAATACCAGATGCCCGTCACGGTCTGCTACGTGCGCTGGGCGGAGCAAACCGCTTGA
- a CDS encoding ATP-dependent DNA helicase: MSYSVAVRALCEFTAKVGDLDLRFTPSPSAQEGIAGHRTVASRRSPHYQNEVALEGEYQQLKVRGRADGYDPDRNRLEEVKTYRGDLEAQPANHRQLHWAQVKVYGWLMCQKLGLTQIDLALVYFDIVGEGETLLSQRFEAEALHLFFNAQCARFLHWAQQEMQHREARNRTAQTLAFPHVDFRPGQRALAESVYKAVSTGRCLMAQAPTGIGKTIGTIFPLLKALAPQQLDKVFFLTAKTPGRKLALDATQVLFTHSPDLQLRVLELVARDKACEHLDKACHGESCPLARGFYDRLPAARLAASRRRLLDQRGVREVALAHDVCPYYLSQEMARWADVVVADYNYYFDVGAMLFGLAQLNQWRAAVLVDEAHNLVERARGMYSASLDQYRLKTLRDCAPEALKKPLQRLNREWNALHKAQVAPYQAYDARPDKLLNALSLCVSAMGDHFNEHPEALAGDLQAFYFDVLQFAKVAELFNEHFIFDITKRSLGGKRSSSTLCLRNVVPAEFIRPRLTAARSSVLFSATLSPRHYYADLLGLPADTAWIDVASPFKAEQLQVRIVDEISTRFAHREASLEPIVELIARQFARAPGNYLAFFSSFDYLQQVAQCLLERHPYITLWQQSRGMSEAERQGFLDQFTEHSQGVGFAVLGGAFGEGIDLPGARLIGAFIATLGLPQLNPINEEMKRRMSAIFGAGYDYTYLYPGLQKVVQAAGRVIRSQQDEGVVMLIDDRFGEARVRSLLPSWWAISS; encoded by the coding sequence TTGAGTTACAGCGTGGCGGTACGCGCCCTGTGTGAGTTCACCGCCAAGGTCGGCGACCTGGACCTGCGTTTTACGCCATCGCCCAGCGCTCAGGAAGGCATCGCCGGCCACCGCACCGTTGCGTCGCGCCGTAGTCCGCACTACCAGAACGAAGTGGCCCTGGAAGGCGAGTACCAGCAACTCAAGGTGCGGGGCAGGGCGGACGGCTACGACCCGGACCGCAATCGCCTGGAAGAAGTCAAAACCTACCGAGGCGACCTTGAGGCCCAACCGGCCAACCACCGCCAGCTGCACTGGGCTCAGGTCAAAGTGTATGGCTGGCTGATGTGCCAGAAGCTGGGCCTGACGCAGATTGATCTGGCGCTGGTCTACTTCGATATCGTCGGCGAGGGCGAGACGCTGCTCAGTCAGCGCTTCGAGGCCGAAGCGCTGCACCTGTTCTTCAACGCGCAATGTGCACGCTTCCTCCATTGGGCACAGCAGGAAATGCAGCACCGCGAAGCGCGTAACCGCACCGCGCAGACCCTGGCGTTCCCCCACGTCGACTTTCGCCCGGGCCAGCGCGCATTGGCCGAATCGGTCTACAAGGCGGTCAGTACCGGCCGTTGCCTGATGGCCCAGGCACCGACGGGCATCGGCAAGACCATCGGCACGATTTTTCCGCTGCTCAAGGCTCTGGCTCCGCAGCAACTGGACAAGGTGTTCTTTCTGACCGCCAAGACCCCTGGCCGCAAACTGGCCCTGGATGCGACCCAGGTGCTGTTTACCCATAGCCCCGACCTGCAATTACGCGTGCTGGAACTGGTGGCGCGGGACAAGGCCTGTGAACACCTGGATAAAGCCTGCCACGGCGAGTCCTGCCCCTTGGCCAGAGGGTTTTACGACCGCTTGCCCGCCGCCCGTCTGGCTGCGTCCCGCCGACGCCTGCTCGACCAGCGCGGTGTGCGCGAGGTGGCCCTGGCTCACGACGTCTGCCCGTATTACCTGAGCCAGGAAATGGCGCGTTGGGCTGACGTGGTGGTAGCGGACTACAACTATTATTTTGACGTCGGCGCCATGTTGTTCGGGCTGGCCCAGCTCAACCAATGGCGCGCCGCGGTGCTGGTGGATGAAGCCCATAACCTGGTGGAGCGCGCGCGTGGAATGTACAGCGCCAGCCTTGATCAGTACCGCCTCAAGACTTTGCGCGACTGCGCACCCGAGGCCCTGAAAAAACCCTTGCAGCGCCTGAACCGCGAGTGGAACGCGCTGCATAAGGCGCAAGTGGCGCCGTATCAGGCGTATGACGCCAGGCCCGACAAGCTGTTGAACGCCCTGAGCCTGTGCGTCAGCGCCATGGGCGATCATTTCAATGAGCATCCCGAGGCCCTGGCGGGCGATCTGCAAGCCTTTTACTTTGACGTGCTGCAATTTGCCAAAGTGGCCGAGCTGTTCAACGAGCACTTTATTTTCGACATCACTAAACGGTCCTTGGGCGGCAAACGCAGCAGCTCGACCCTGTGCCTGCGCAATGTAGTACCGGCCGAGTTCATCCGCCCACGGTTGACCGCTGCCCGCAGCAGCGTGCTGTTTTCCGCGACCTTGAGCCCACGTCATTACTACGCCGACTTGTTGGGCTTGCCTGCGGATACGGCGTGGATCGACGTGGCGTCACCGTTCAAGGCAGAGCAACTGCAGGTTCGCATTGTCGATGAAATCTCGACCCGATTTGCGCACCGCGAGGCTTCACTTGAACCCATCGTCGAGTTGATCGCCCGGCAATTCGCGCGCGCACCCGGCAATTACCTGGCGTTTTTTTCCAGCTTCGATTACCTGCAACAAGTGGCGCAGTGTCTGCTCGAGCGGCACCCGTACATCACGCTGTGGCAGCAGTCACGCGGCATGTCCGAGGCCGAGCGCCAGGGCTTTCTCGACCAGTTCACCGAACACAGCCAAGGGGTTGGCTTCGCCGTGCTCGGCGGCGCCTTTGGCGAGGGCATTGACTTGCCTGGCGCGCGGTTGATCGGCGCGTTTATCGCCACCCTGGGCTTGCCGCAATTGAACCCGATCAACGAAGAGATGAAGCGGCGCATGAGTGCGATTTTCGGCGCGGGTTACGACTACACCTACTTGTATCCAGGCCTGCAGAAGGTCGTGCAGGCGGCCGGCAGGGTTATCCGCAGCCAGCAGGACGAAGGTGTGGTGATGTTGATCGACGACCGTTTCGGCGAGGCGCGTGTGCGGTCATTGCTGCCGAGCTGGTGGGCGATATCGTCATAA
- a CDS encoding YgdI/YgdR family lipoprotein: MNMKNLGLPLVALTFLVLAGCSTQTVVTLQNGTQYLTKDSPKTKTADGFYEFTDIAGKRIRVKADEVATVRKED, from the coding sequence ATGAACATGAAGAATTTGGGTCTACCGCTGGTTGCACTCACTTTTCTGGTATTGGCCGGCTGCTCCACACAAACCGTTGTGACGCTGCAAAACGGCACGCAGTATTTGACCAAGGATTCGCCGAAAACCAAGACCGCCGACGGGTTCTACGAATTCACCGACATCGCCGGCAAGCGCATCCGCGTCAAGGCCGATGAAGTCGCCACCGTCCGCAAAGAAGACTGA
- a CDS encoding alpha-E domain-containing protein: protein MLSRTAADLYWMSRYLERAENLARMLEVSYSLSLMPQAGRSDGLDELAMSLLSSGTLDSYLERHTQLDAERMLHFFALDEENPASIYNCLRAARGNAHAVRGRITADMWENLNATWLEMRSIAAGGLARHGISHFCDWVKQRSHLFRGATSGTIMRNDAYRFIRLGTFVERADNTLRLLDARYEMFGEESEEVSDLSARGYYQWSALLRALSSFEAYTQLYPNALNARSVSELLLLRSDVPRSLHACIEELSQILADLPGSYGRTAQRLAAEFEARLRYTGIDEILEDGLHSRLTDFIETVRELARAIHRSYLEVV from the coding sequence ATGTTAAGTAGAACCGCCGCAGACCTGTACTGGATGTCGCGCTACCTGGAGCGCGCCGAGAACCTGGCGCGCATGCTCGAAGTCAGTTATTCGCTGTCATTGATGCCCCAGGCCGGGCGCAGCGACGGCCTGGACGAACTGGCCATGTCGTTGCTCAGCAGCGGCACGCTGGACAGCTATCTGGAACGCCACACTCAACTGGATGCCGAACGCATGCTGCACTTCTTCGCGCTCGACGAGGAAAACCCGGCCAGCATCTACAACTGCCTGCGGGCCGCGCGCGGCAATGCCCATGCGGTACGCGGGCGTATCACTGCCGACATGTGGGAAAACCTCAACGCCACCTGGCTGGAAATGCGCAGCATCGCCGCCGGCGGCCTGGCCCGACACGGCATCAGCCATTTCTGTGACTGGGTCAAGCAGCGTTCGCACCTGTTTCGCGGCGCAACCTCAGGCACCATCATGCGCAACGACGCCTATCGTTTCATTCGCCTGGGCACCTTTGTCGAGCGCGCAGACAACACGTTGCGCCTGCTGGATGCGCGCTATGAGATGTTTGGCGAAGAGTCCGAAGAGGTCAGCGATCTGTCGGCGCGCGGGTACTACCAGTGGAGCGCCCTGCTCCGTGCGTTGTCGTCTTTTGAGGCGTACACGCAGCTGTACCCCAATGCGCTGAATGCCCGCTCGGTCTCGGAGTTGCTGTTGTTACGCAGCGACGTACCGCGTTCGTTGCACGCCTGCATCGAGGAACTGAGCCAGATCCTGGCGGACCTGCCAGGCAGCTACGGGCGCACGGCGCAACGGCTGGCGGCGGAGTTTGAGGCGCGGCTGCGCTACACCGGGATCGACGAAATTCTTGAGGACGGCCTGCACAGCAGGTTGACGGATTTCATCGAAACCGTGCGCGAATTGGCGCGGGCAATCCACCGTTCGTACCTTGAAGTGGTGTGA
- a CDS encoding AraC family transcriptional regulator, with product MDRLSTLLVHFGIGADTFHSGPLLDALEGTQAHQRGRVYLLKEGRACLEMPAGVQRVDEPSLILIPRALPHRLVATKADRAEVVAASLRFDGGLDNPLSVALTDSISMPLKDIPMIAGTLDWLFSEAFAEHCGREAVMNRLFELMVIQFLRHMMAYHSMTTGMMSGLADLRLARAMTLLHNHPERAWTVQEMAVQSNMSRASFAAHFHKVVGQTPADYVLSWRVSLAQKRLREGRPIALIADEVGYESPSALARAFRRKIGTSPREWQQQHLQGPEQPAVTPG from the coding sequence ATGGATCGTTTATCCACCTTGCTCGTTCACTTCGGCATCGGCGCCGATACCTTTCATAGCGGGCCACTGCTTGATGCCTTGGAAGGCACGCAGGCACACCAACGCGGACGGGTTTACCTGCTCAAGGAAGGCCGGGCCTGCCTGGAAATGCCCGCCGGTGTACAGCGTGTGGACGAGCCAAGCCTGATCCTGATACCACGGGCCCTGCCCCATCGGCTGGTGGCTACCAAAGCGGACCGCGCCGAGGTGGTGGCCGCTTCGCTGCGTTTCGATGGTGGGCTGGACAACCCGTTGTCGGTTGCGCTGACCGATTCGATCAGCATGCCCCTCAAGGACATCCCGATGATTGCCGGCACACTCGACTGGCTGTTCAGCGAAGCCTTCGCCGAACACTGCGGACGCGAGGCCGTAATGAACCGCCTGTTCGAGCTGATGGTGATCCAGTTCCTGCGCCACATGATGGCCTATCACAGCATGACCACCGGAATGATGTCGGGGCTGGCCGACCTGCGCCTGGCACGGGCGATGACGCTGCTGCACAACCACCCGGAACGTGCATGGACCGTGCAGGAAATGGCGGTGCAATCGAATATGTCACGCGCCAGTTTCGCTGCGCATTTTCATAAAGTGGTGGGCCAGACGCCTGCCGATTATGTGCTGAGCTGGCGTGTGAGCCTGGCCCAGAAGCGCCTGCGCGAGGGGCGCCCCATTGCGCTGATCGCCGATGAAGTCGGCTATGAAAGCCCCTCGGCGTTGGCCCGTGCGTTCCGGCGCAAGATCGGCACCAGCCCGCGCGAATGGCAACAGCAGCACCTGCAGGGTCCGGAGCAGCCCGCCGTAACGCCCGGATAA
- a CDS encoding cation:proton antiporter → MTFILWMAVLGAVLLTLALTSSYLRWMPVTTSAVCLLLGIAIGPLGIDLLDLDIKGSARWMEHLTEVAVLFSLFVSGLKLRLPLKHRTWRVAFGMAGPVMLLTILGVCLGLHYLFDLSWGVSLLVGAILAPTDPVLAGLVQVNDAQDYDALRFGLSGEAGLNDGTAFPFVIFALLFMQHGGFEGDWLGGWLMKNLLWAVPSGLLIGYWMGRGIGRVTLWLRITHSDSTLSPNDYLTLALIALAYVAAEAVGGYGFLSVFAAGLGLRQAEFRSTGNSSTPSEHLALPVVGHLEVEPERALQGDVTELEETQIAAGVMMGDMLSFGSLVERSMEVFLVTLLGIVLISHWDWRALPVAALLFCVVRPLSVLAMPWGRLIDVRQRGLMGWFGIRGIGSIYYLFYALNHGLVGTSSAVAVNLTVSVIALSIVVHGLSTQPMLAWYERKNPARA, encoded by the coding sequence ATGACGTTTATTTTATGGATGGCCGTATTGGGTGCAGTGTTACTGACCCTTGCCCTCACCTCTTCCTACCTGCGCTGGATGCCGGTCACGACTTCGGCGGTATGCCTGTTGCTGGGGATCGCCATCGGCCCATTGGGCATCGACCTGCTGGACCTGGATATCAAAGGCTCTGCGCGCTGGATGGAGCACCTGACCGAAGTCGCGGTGCTGTTCTCTCTGTTCGTCAGCGGCCTGAAGCTGCGCCTGCCGCTCAAGCATCGCACCTGGCGCGTTGCCTTTGGCATGGCGGGTCCGGTGATGCTGCTGACTATCCTCGGCGTGTGCCTGGGGCTGCATTATCTGTTCGATCTGTCCTGGGGCGTGTCGCTGCTGGTGGGCGCTATTCTTGCGCCGACCGATCCGGTATTGGCGGGGCTGGTCCAGGTGAACGATGCACAGGACTATGACGCGCTGCGCTTTGGCCTGTCCGGCGAGGCGGGTTTGAACGATGGCACGGCGTTTCCGTTTGTGATCTTCGCGCTGCTGTTCATGCAGCACGGCGGGTTTGAAGGCGACTGGCTCGGCGGCTGGCTGATGAAGAATTTGCTGTGGGCCGTGCCGAGCGGGTTGCTGATCGGCTATTGGATGGGCCGGGGCATCGGCCGCGTGACCCTGTGGCTGCGTATCACCCATTCAGACAGCACACTTTCACCCAACGACTACCTGACGCTGGCGCTGATTGCCTTGGCGTACGTGGCGGCCGAGGCCGTCGGTGGCTACGGTTTCCTGTCGGTATTCGCGGCGGGGCTGGGCCTGCGCCAGGCTGAATTCAGGTCCACGGGCAATTCATCGACGCCCTCGGAACACCTGGCTCTGCCGGTGGTGGGCCATCTGGAAGTGGAGCCTGAGCGGGCCCTGCAGGGCGACGTCACGGAGCTTGAGGAAACGCAGATCGCCGCCGGGGTGATGATGGGCGACATGCTGTCCTTCGGAAGCCTGGTGGAACGTTCGATGGAAGTCTTTCTGGTGACCTTGCTCGGGATCGTGCTGATCAGTCACTGGGATTGGCGCGCACTGCCGGTGGCGGCGCTGCTGTTCTGTGTGGTGCGGCCACTGAGCGTACTGGCGATGCCGTGGGGCCGGCTGATCGATGTGCGCCAGCGAGGCCTGATGGGCTGGTTCGGGATCCGCGGGATCGGCAGTATTTACTACCTGTTCTATGCGCTCAACCATGGGTTGGTGGGTACGAGCAGCGCGGTGGCGGTAAACCTGACAGTCTCGGTCATTGCATTGAGCATCGTGGTTCATGGGCTGAGTACCCAGCCCATGCTGGCCTGGTATGAACGAAAAAACCCTGCGCGGGCTTAA
- a CDS encoding circularly permuted type 2 ATP-grasp protein, translating into MARSFFDEMNDANGVCRAHYQDFSRWLANTPPELLAQRRREADLLFHRAGITFTLYGDEQDTERLIPFDIIPRSIPAVEWSMIERGCIQRVNALNLFLADIYHDQRIIKAGIIPADQVLGNEGYQKAMVGLDLHRDIYSHISGVDLVRDGDGTYYVLEDNLRTPSGVSYMLEDRKMMMRLFPEVFARQRIAPVDHYPNLLLKTLKSSSRLDNPNVVVLTPGRFNSAFFEHAFLAREMGVELVEGADLFVHGLKVFMRTTDGPKAVDVIYRRIDDAFLDPQAFNPESMLGVPGLVAAYCAGNVVLANAIGTGVADDKSIYPYVPDMIRFYLEEEPVLQNVPTFQCRKPAELSHVLANLEQLVVKETQGSGGYGMLVGPASTAAEIEDFRQRIKARPHAYIAQPTLSLSTCPTFVENGIAPRHIDLRPFVLSGKETRLVPGGLTRVALKEGSLIVNSSQGGGTKDTWVVEG; encoded by the coding sequence ATGGCTCGATCTTTCTTTGATGAAATGAATGATGCAAACGGCGTGTGCCGTGCGCACTATCAGGATTTCTCCCGCTGGCTGGCCAATACGCCGCCGGAACTGCTGGCCCAGCGTCGTCGCGAAGCCGATCTGCTGTTTCACCGCGCCGGGATCACGTTCACTCTGTACGGCGATGAGCAGGACACCGAGCGCCTGATCCCCTTCGACATCATCCCCCGCAGCATTCCCGCGGTTGAGTGGAGCATGATCGAACGCGGGTGTATCCAGCGCGTCAACGCGCTGAACCTGTTTCTCGCCGATATCTACCACGATCAGCGCATCATCAAGGCCGGTATTATTCCGGCGGATCAGGTACTGGGCAACGAGGGTTACCAGAAGGCGATGGTCGGCCTGGACCTGCACCGCGATATCTACTCGCACATCTCCGGTGTCGACCTGGTTCGCGATGGCGATGGCACTTATTACGTGCTGGAAGACAACCTGCGCACGCCCAGCGGCGTGAGCTACATGCTCGAAGACCGCAAGATGATGATGCGGTTGTTCCCGGAAGTGTTCGCCAGGCAACGTATCGCCCCGGTGGATCATTACCCCAACCTTTTGCTCAAGACCCTCAAGAGTTCCAGCCGCCTGGACAACCCCAACGTGGTGGTGCTCACCCCTGGCCGCTTCAACAGCGCGTTTTTCGAACATGCCTTTCTCGCGCGGGAAATGGGGGTTGAGCTGGTAGAAGGCGCCGACTTGTTCGTGCATGGCCTCAAGGTGTTCATGCGCACCACCGACGGGCCCAAGGCTGTCGACGTGATCTACCGACGCATCGACGATGCGTTCCTCGACCCGCAGGCGTTCAACCCCGAATCAATGCTCGGCGTACCTGGCCTGGTTGCGGCCTATTGCGCCGGTAATGTGGTGCTCGCCAATGCTATCGGTACCGGCGTTGCCGATGACAAGTCTATCTACCCGTATGTGCCCGACATGATCCGTTTTTACCTGGAAGAAGAACCGGTGCTGCAGAACGTGCCGACCTTTCAGTGCCGCAAACCGGCGGAGCTGTCCCACGTGCTGGCCAACCTTGAGCAACTGGTGGTCAAGGAGACCCAGGGCTCCGGCGGCTACGGCATGCTGGTCGGCCCGGCGTCCACCGCTGCTGAGATCGAGGATTTCCGCCAGCGCATCAAGGCTCGCCCGCATGCTTACATCGCCCAACCGACCCTGAGCCTGTCGACCTGCCCGACCTTTGTCGAAAATGGCATCGCTCCCAGGCATATCGACCTGCGGCCGTTCGTGCTGTCCGGCAAGGAGACTCGCCTGGTGCCGGGCGGGCTTACCCGCGTCGCCCTCAAGGAAGGTTCGTTGATCGTCAACTCGTCGCAAGGCGGCGGAACCAAGGACACCTGGGTGGTGGAGGGCTGA